A window of Clostridium sp. 'White wine YQ' contains these coding sequences:
- a CDS encoding 2-keto-3-deoxygluconate permease, translating into MQIPIKKTLDKIPGGMMVVPLFLGVLVNTFFPQFLKIGGFTTALFSSSASSPILACFMFLIGSQIHFKLAPKALKKGALLITGKFIVGAGIGIFVGKVFGPAGVLGLSPLAILAALTNCNGGLYASLASQYGDETDVGAYALLSLKDGPFFTLVALGASGLAQIPFQALIAVLIPIVIGMILGNIDGDMRAFLGSSKLLLIPFFSFPLGAGMNLETIVKAGGPGIILGVIAAFTGIGAYVLLKLFKEEPIIGLATGSTAGNAVATPAAVAAADPTLAAIATIATAQVAAACVVSAIVCPFIVSFVFKRLRNSKAKKLQNEVVA; encoded by the coding sequence ATGCAAATTCCAATTAAGAAAACCCTTGATAAAATTCCAGGTGGTATGATGGTTGTTCCACTTTTCCTAGGAGTATTAGTAAATACATTTTTCCCACAGTTTTTAAAGATAGGTGGTTTCACAACTGCATTATTTAGTTCAAGCGCATCTTCACCAATATTGGCTTGCTTTATGTTTTTAATCGGTTCGCAAATTCACTTTAAATTAGCGCCAAAGGCATTAAAAAAGGGTGCACTTTTAATAACAGGTAAGTTTATAGTAGGAGCAGGTATTGGTATATTTGTAGGAAAAGTTTTTGGTCCTGCTGGAGTATTAGGTCTATCACCACTTGCAATCCTCGCAGCATTAACAAACTGTAATGGTGGACTGTATGCATCTCTAGCTTCACAATATGGTGACGAAACAGATGTAGGAGCTTACGCTTTATTATCCTTAAAAGATGGCCCATTCTTTACATTAGTTGCACTAGGCGCATCAGGACTTGCACAAATTCCTTTCCAAGCACTTATAGCTGTATTAATTCCAATAGTAATTGGTATGATTTTAGGAAATATTGATGGTGATATGAGAGCTTTCCTTGGAAGCAGTAAGCTATTATTAATCCCATTTTTCTCATTCCCATTAGGGGCAGGAATGAATCTTGAAACAATTGTAAAAGCAGGAGGTCCTGGAATAATACTTGGAGTTATAGCTGCATTTACTGGAATAGGAGCTTATGTTCTATTAAAATTATTTAAAGAAGAACCTATAATAGGTTTAGCAACTGGATCAACTGCTGGAAATGCAGTAGCTACACCAGCAGCAGTTGCAGCAGCAGACCCAACTTTAGCAGCTATAGCAACAATAGCTACAGCACAAGTTGCAGCAGCCTGCGTAGTATCTGCTATAGTTTGTCCGT